In one window of Maribacter sp. BPC-D8 DNA:
- a CDS encoding response regulator has protein sequence MNNVLKTCIVDDDSIYRFTMVKALESTKLPMEIMAFSDGEEAIDFMLDNLDQDSVFPDVIFLDIDMPIMDGFQFMEEYIKIKPRVGKKITIYMVSSSLDPVDIERAKKISAISDYIVKPISLNRLKTIIEDLLEERKD, from the coding sequence ATGAATAATGTTTTAAAAACATGTATTGTTGATGATGATTCTATTTACCGTTTTACAATGGTAAAAGCACTAGAATCGACGAAATTGCCTATGGAAATCATGGCGTTTTCTGATGGTGAAGAGGCTATTGATTTTATGCTTGATAATCTTGATCAAGATTCTGTTTTTCCAGATGTTATTTTCTTGGATATTGATATGCCAATTATGGACGGATTTCAGTTCATGGAAGAATACATAAAAATTAAGCCTAGAGTAGGTAAAAAGATTACTATTTATATGGTATCGTCTTCATTAGATCCTGTAGATATCGAAAGAGCAAAGAAAATTAGTGCAATTTCAGATTATATCGTAAAACCAATTAGTTTAAATAGGTTGAAAACTATTATTGAAGACTTATTAGAAGAACGGAAAGATTAA
- a CDS encoding PAS domain-containing sensor histidine kinase, with protein MSQYPKNTELLEKHHQIFIEQTPTAIAMLDTNMVYLAVSKRWIKDFVFEDEDIVGRSHYDIFPEIGDDWKTKNQECLNGAIDICDEAPFTRADGSIQWIYWDVRPWYNSSGEVGGLLMHTGDITEQKEKELEKKRVESILNDTSEIARISTWEINLSTQELLWSKMAYKIYEVTDDYRPTVDGALEFFKYDEDKQAAKIAIQNAIDYGSAVDMDVEMLTAKGNTIWAKILGKVESISGVPTRFYGILQDVSSIKLTEQSLNKAHSELEAIFNSKSTAIITTDKNGIINRFNSGAEKLLGYTAAEMIGLKKPEVYLLSEELEQFKQDMIKEFGKNAADINFNYRNENVNDTRQWTYKRKNGTTFPVLSTLTAVNNKKGENEGFIAVATDISKIKEVKDELRRKNDLLTLAEHISLMGHWQWNSVLDKVQWSQNLYTIFELEENVVDLKFDTYFSFVHPQDKDLVTEYFDKSAKDGTFYSFSHKIIAGNGVIKTIHLVGKVTTNEKGDMVEMFGTCQDVTEIRMVERNLQKANSELQAIFNSDSILIVTTDKDGIINRFNHGAESLLGYSAAEMVGIEKPRKYVDNDEIVKFRNDIAVLRGKDPSTYDYYKNISEDGLNDTREWTYYKKDGTPVSVLSTLTTIKNSDKDNEGYIAISKDISEIKAAENELLKKNQLLNFAEQISMMSNWKWDTVADKVEWSQNFYKILELDEAIIELNFNSYYRFVHPEDIEIVNNHFEKVEKDKKWERFTHRIITTSGKVKTILLLGKVFTNEKDEIVEMIGTCQDVTESKKAEQRLIDAKEELEVVAEKLSYQNKQLADFTHITSHNLRAPVANLNSLMEIYKLTDDDEERLDIFSKFDTVIDRLTLTLNTLIEALKTKISDTQEELESVDLNDIFEDTTQTLSGSILTSRAVIKGDFTEVPTITYNRIYMDSIFLNLIGNAIKYRAKDRTPEIIVKSRVKNGRNIITFKDNGLGIDLERHGHKLFGLNKVFHRHPDAKGVGLFLTKTQVEAMGGTITATSEVNVGTTFTIIF; from the coding sequence TTGAGTCAATACCCTAAGAATACCGAGCTTCTAGAAAAGCACCACCAAATTTTTATTGAACAAACGCCAACAGCAATTGCTATGTTAGACACTAACATGGTGTATTTGGCAGTTTCAAAACGATGGATAAAAGATTTCGTTTTTGAGGATGAGGATATTGTAGGAAGGTCACATTATGATATTTTTCCAGAAATAGGGGATGATTGGAAAACTAAAAATCAAGAATGTCTTAATGGAGCAATCGATATTTGCGATGAAGCACCATTCACACGTGCAGATGGTTCTATTCAATGGATTTATTGGGATGTTCGCCCGTGGTATAATTCAAGTGGTGAAGTTGGCGGACTCTTAATGCATACTGGTGATATAACAGAGCAAAAAGAAAAGGAACTTGAGAAAAAACGTGTTGAATCTATTTTAAATGATACCAGCGAAATTGCACGTATATCAACTTGGGAGATAAACCTTTCTACTCAAGAACTTTTATGGAGTAAGATGGCTTATAAAATCTATGAAGTTACAGATGATTATAGACCAACAGTAGATGGTGCATTAGAATTTTTTAAATATGATGAAGATAAACAAGCTGCTAAAATTGCAATTCAAAATGCAATTGATTATGGTTCTGCTGTAGATATGGATGTAGAAATGCTTACTGCAAAAGGGAATACTATCTGGGCGAAAATTTTAGGTAAAGTAGAAAGTATATCTGGAGTGCCAACAAGATTTTATGGTATTTTACAAGATGTAAGTAGTATTAAGCTTACCGAACAAAGTCTTAATAAGGCACATTCAGAACTTGAGGCAATTTTTAATTCTAAATCTACCGCTATAATTACCACTGATAAAAACGGAATCATTAATCGTTTTAATAGTGGTGCTGAAAAATTGTTAGGGTATACTGCCGCAGAAATGATTGGTTTGAAAAAGCCAGAAGTTTATCTGCTCTCAGAAGAATTAGAGCAGTTTAAACAAGATATGATAAAAGAATTTGGTAAAAATGCTGCTGATATAAACTTTAATTATAGAAACGAGAATGTTAATGATACTAGACAATGGACCTATAAAAGAAAGAATGGCACTACGTTCCCGGTATTATCGACTTTAACAGCAGTTAATAACAAGAAAGGTGAAAATGAAGGTTTTATTGCAGTAGCAACCGATATTTCGAAAATTAAAGAAGTAAAAGATGAATTGCGTAGAAAAAACGACCTCTTAACTTTAGCCGAGCATATTAGTTTAATGGGGCATTGGCAATGGAATTCTGTTTTAGATAAAGTACAATGGTCTCAGAATCTTTATACAATTTTTGAGCTCGAAGAAAATGTAGTTGATTTAAAATTTGACACCTATTTTAGTTTTGTACATCCTCAAGATAAAGATTTGGTTACCGAGTACTTTGATAAATCAGCTAAAGATGGTACGTTCTACAGCTTTAGTCACAAAATTATAGCTGGTAATGGTGTCATAAAGACCATTCACTTAGTTGGTAAGGTTACCACGAACGAAAAAGGCGACATGGTCGAAATGTTTGGCACATGCCAAGATGTTACCGAAATTAGAATGGTGGAACGTAATTTGCAAAAAGCCAATTCTGAATTGCAGGCTATATTTAATTCAGATTCCATTTTAATTGTAACAACAGATAAAGATGGTATCATAAATCGTTTCAATCATGGTGCGGAGTCGTTATTGGGCTATTCTGCGGCTGAAATGGTTGGAATAGAAAAACCTCGAAAATATGTTGACAATGACGAAATCGTAAAGTTCAGAAATGATATTGCAGTTCTGAGAGGTAAAGACCCATCTACATATGATTATTATAAAAATATATCCGAAGATGGTTTAAACGACACCCGTGAATGGACCTATTACAAAAAAGATGGTACGCCAGTTTCTGTACTCTCTACATTAACGACTATTAAAAATAGCGACAAAGATAATGAAGGATATATAGCAATTTCAAAGGACATTTCTGAAATAAAGGCTGCTGAGAATGAATTGCTGAAAAAAAATCAGCTTTTAAATTTTGCCGAACAGATTTCAATGATGTCCAATTGGAAATGGGATACGGTAGCCGATAAAGTTGAATGGTCACAAAATTTTTATAAAATTCTAGAACTTGACGAAGCCATAATTGAACTTAATTTTAACTCGTATTATAGGTTTGTTCATCCAGAAGATATCGAAATTGTTAACAATCATTTTGAGAAGGTAGAGAAGGATAAAAAGTGGGAAAGATTCACACATCGTATTATTACCACTTCGGGTAAGGTTAAAACAATTCTGCTTTTAGGAAAAGTTTTTACTAATGAAAAGGATGAAATTGTAGAAATGATTGGTACTTGCCAAGATGTAACCGAATCGAAAAAAGCTGAACAGAGATTGATTGATGCTAAAGAAGAATTAGAAGTTGTTGCGGAAAAACTTTCGTATCAGAACAAGCAACTGGCAGATTTTACACATATAACTTCACATAATTTAAGAGCTCCTGTAGCGAATTTAAACTCGTTAATGGAGATTTATAAGCTAACAGATGATGATGAAGAACGCCTAGATATATTCAGTAAATTCGATACCGTAATAGATCGTCTTACTTTAACATTGAATACATTGATAGAGGCATTAAAAACCAAAATCAGCGATACTCAAGAAGAATTGGAAAGTGTAGATTTAAATGATATTTTTGAAGATACGACCCAAACATTAAGTGGTTCAATACTAACTTCTAGAGCTGTTATAAAAGGAGATTTTACAGAAGTGCCAACTATAACCTACAATAGAATATATATGGATAGTATTTTCCTGAATTTAATTGGAAATGCTATAAAATACAGGGCAAAGGACAGAACGCCAGAAATAATAGTAAAATCTAGAGTTAAGAATGGTAGAAATATCATTACATTTAAAGACAACGGCTTGGGAATTGATCTTGAAAGACATGGTCATAAGTTATTCGGACTTAACAAAGTCTTTCACAGACACCCAGATGCAAAAGGTGTTGGTTTATTTTTAACAAAAACTCAAGTTGAGGCTATGGGTGGTACAATTACCGCCACAAGTGAAGTCAATGTTGGCACAACTTTTACAATAATTTTTTAA
- a CDS encoding TonB-dependent receptor has protein sequence MTEQQNDNCLLPSIIVTTSPSNTIRLHKYLLLFLLFIIGISNTYSQELPTINGQYAAIPLEEVLVDIEKQTDFEFYFIKSWIDGITVTETFDKENINSALQSIFEDTSLNFYIIETSKRIVLLENTIVYDELPNGFFGREEKEQVNTIAKQKSNVPPPTFYNTTNQNKRNYNVAKVGKSDPNNLQETYQLTGRAINSKTADAIQDLAIRVKGSNQITVTDTSGNYNLTLPAGYNVLSIRAMGIESTEREVVMFNNGNLDLLMEEGLQQLDEVVVEADAYKNVEDAITGSEQIDSEESKNIPLVLGERDILSVAKALPGISSAGEGAMGLNVRGGKTDQNLVLLDDAVIYNPQHFFGIFQALNPFTTKGVDIYKGAIPMEFGGRLSSVFDIRSKNGNVEKLSGEGSIGPVTANLALEIPLEKEKSSLIVGGRGAYADWILRSLDDEALSNSNASFFDGIIKYHNKINENNEVKATAYYSRDAFSITSDSLYNYDNRLFSVRWDHRIGNKTNSALIVNNSNYGFGIDFDGETNTDFNLDYSINETELKYKLRTSLNDKHTLDYGGSAKYYSVNPGSIEPDSGDSDINALYIDNEQAVEGALFIGDEITLNEKLSVNLGVRYAFFAALGESTQRTYQDDMPKNESTVQDTISYSSGENIKTFGGPEARISARYLFTPDFSVKASLNNSYQFLHTLSNNTTVSPIDTWKLSDLNIDAQKGYQASLGFYKNFKENEYELSIEGYYKKMENVLDFKTGANLFLNENVETQILQGDGKAYGVEFLLKKKSGNLNGWLSYTYSRSLYRFDSEFSEERINNGKFFPSNFDKPHDVSVITNYRFTKRYSLSANFVYQTGRPITYPVGTFRFNNADFVAFSDRNEFRIPDFYRLDLGLNIEGNHKKKKLAHSFVTISVYNVLGRNNPYSVFFVTDDGEVKALQSSIFSVPIPSITYNFKF, from the coding sequence ATGACCGAACAACAAAATGATAATTGCCTTTTGCCGTCAATTATTGTAACTACTTCGCCCTCTAACACAATTAGACTTCATAAATATCTTTTATTATTTCTTCTGTTTATTATCGGAATTTCAAATACCTATTCTCAAGAATTACCAACAATTAATGGTCAATATGCTGCAATACCATTAGAAGAAGTACTTGTTGATATTGAGAAACAAACAGATTTTGAATTCTATTTCATCAAATCGTGGATTGACGGAATTACCGTTACTGAAACCTTTGATAAAGAAAATATCAATAGTGCTTTACAGTCCATTTTCGAAGACACTTCACTAAACTTCTATATTATAGAAACATCTAAACGAATTGTACTTTTAGAAAACACTATTGTATATGATGAACTGCCAAATGGTTTTTTTGGGCGTGAAGAAAAAGAGCAAGTAAATACTATAGCAAAACAAAAATCAAATGTTCCGCCCCCTACTTTTTACAACACCACAAACCAAAACAAACGAAATTATAATGTTGCGAAAGTAGGTAAGAGTGACCCAAACAATCTTCAAGAAACCTATCAGCTGACCGGTAGAGCTATAAACTCAAAAACAGCAGATGCCATTCAAGATTTAGCTATTCGTGTTAAGGGATCTAATCAAATTACGGTAACCGATACCAGTGGAAATTACAATTTAACATTACCTGCAGGTTACAATGTTTTAAGTATTCGCGCTATGGGTATTGAATCTACAGAACGAGAAGTAGTCATGTTCAACAATGGAAACTTAGATTTATTGATGGAAGAAGGGCTGCAACAACTAGATGAAGTAGTGGTGGAAGCCGACGCTTATAAAAATGTAGAAGATGCTATTACAGGTAGCGAACAAATAGATTCTGAAGAATCTAAAAACATTCCTTTAGTATTGGGTGAACGAGATATTCTGTCTGTTGCCAAAGCGTTACCTGGTATTTCTTCTGCAGGCGAAGGCGCTATGGGCTTAAATGTACGTGGTGGTAAAACAGACCAAAATCTAGTATTGTTAGATGACGCCGTTATCTACAATCCGCAGCATTTTTTCGGGATTTTTCAGGCTTTAAACCCTTTTACTACTAAAGGAGTCGATATTTACAAAGGCGCAATACCAATGGAGTTTGGTGGGCGACTTTCATCTGTTTTTGACATTAGATCAAAAAACGGGAATGTTGAAAAACTTTCTGGTGAAGGATCAATTGGTCCTGTTACGGCAAACTTGGCATTAGAAATTCCGCTAGAAAAAGAAAAATCTTCTCTTATAGTAGGCGGGAGAGGCGCCTACGCAGATTGGATTTTAAGATCCTTAGACGACGAAGCCTTAAGTAATAGTAATGCCTCTTTTTTTGATGGCATTATTAAATATCATAATAAAATAAATGAGAATAATGAGGTAAAAGCTACGGCGTACTACAGTAGAGATGCCTTTAGCATTACTTCAGATTCTTTGTATAATTATGATAATCGTCTTTTTTCTGTTCGCTGGGATCATAGAATAGGTAACAAAACAAATAGTGCGCTTATCGTTAATAACAGTAATTATGGATTCGGAATTGATTTTGACGGCGAAACAAATACAGACTTCAATTTAGATTATAGCATAAATGAAACCGAATTAAAATATAAATTACGCACCTCGTTAAACGATAAGCATACGCTTGATTATGGTGGTTCTGCGAAGTATTACTCCGTAAATCCGGGAAGTATTGAACCTGATAGCGGAGATTCAGATATTAATGCATTGTATATTGATAATGAACAAGCCGTAGAAGGAGCCCTTTTCATAGGCGATGAAATAACATTAAATGAAAAATTATCGGTTAACCTCGGTGTACGTTATGCCTTTTTCGCTGCATTAGGTGAATCAACTCAGAGAACTTATCAAGATGACATGCCAAAGAATGAATCTACCGTTCAAGACACCATCTCTTACTCTAGCGGCGAAAATATAAAAACTTTTGGCGGACCAGAAGCTAGAATTTCTGCCAGGTATTTATTTACGCCAGATTTTTCAGTAAAAGCAAGTCTTAATAATTCATATCAATTTTTACATACCCTTTCTAACAATACTACAGTTTCACCCATTGATACGTGGAAACTTTCTGATTTAAATATTGACGCTCAAAAAGGATACCAAGCTTCTTTAGGTTTCTATAAAAATTTTAAGGAAAACGAGTATGAATTAAGTATTGAAGGGTATTACAAGAAGATGGAAAATGTGCTAGATTTTAAAACCGGTGCCAACCTCTTCTTAAATGAAAATGTAGAAACACAAATATTACAGGGTGATGGAAAGGCATATGGAGTAGAATTTCTATTAAAAAAGAAAAGTGGTAATTTAAACGGATGGTTAAGTTATACCTACTCTAGATCTTTGTACAGATTCGATAGTGAATTCAGCGAAGAGCGTATTAACAACGGCAAATTCTTCCCTTCTAATTTCGACAAACCACATGACGTTAGTGTCATTACCAATTACCGTTTTACAAAGAGATACAGCTTATCGGCAAATTTTGTTTATCAAACCGGTAGACCAATTACGTACCCAGTAGGTACTTTTAGGTTCAACAATGCCGATTTTGTAGCATTTAGTGATAGAAATGAATTTAGAATTCCAGATTTCTACAGATTAGACTTAGGTCTGAATATTGAAGGAAATCATAAGAAAAAGAAATTGGCACATAGTTTCGTGACTATATCGGTGTATAATGTACTAGGCAGAAACAATCCATACTCCGTATTTTTTGTAACTGATGATGGCGAGGTCAAGGCATTGCAAAGTTCTATATTCTCAGTTCCTATTCCGTCCATTACTTATAATTTCAAATTTTAA
- a CDS encoding DUF4249 domain-containing protein codes for MKKFILFIICISAFISCIEEVDLGIESDDEVLKILIVEATLTNEIKNHKVTLSRMDTIVDLGIDSVYSPYTPIRDINRDLVRYETNATVSIESDNGTTYSFNETSAGIYESDLEFAAEIDNTYQLSISTSDGKRYSSTKMQIEGLASISNIYAEKTTSESGAQGIGIFVDNTVASGNVQNLRYTYDETYKVIAPNWTPEAFKLTNYEPCALPLVTYDLEIVEREEEQQVCYGNNLSNTIIQAQQSNLGSNIKKFMVRFIDQQNFIISHRYSVEIEQLVSSAASFSFYDQLNNFSQTGSIFSQVQPGFLQGNLSSDDGGQGTVIGFFDVLSVSRNRVFFNYTDFYPEEELPPYPFNCRELTAPESHVSFCFSGPRGPNPCPQSVIQQIDLNLISYVKPNVNDVVCGGPHIFVPRVCGDCTVLGGNVKPDFWVE; via the coding sequence ATGAAAAAGTTTATTCTATTTATAATTTGCATTTCCGCCTTCATTTCTTGTATTGAGGAGGTTGACCTTGGCATTGAGTCAGATGATGAAGTTCTAAAAATTCTAATTGTGGAAGCTACGCTGACCAATGAAATAAAAAACCACAAAGTAACCTTAAGCAGAATGGACACCATAGTAGATTTAGGTATCGATTCTGTTTATAGTCCGTATACCCCAATACGAGATATCAATAGAGATTTGGTACGTTATGAAACTAATGCGACCGTATCTATTGAGAGTGATAATGGAACTACATACTCATTTAATGAAACAAGTGCAGGTATTTATGAATCAGACCTCGAATTTGCAGCCGAAATAGACAACACTTACCAGTTGAGTATAAGCACATCTGATGGTAAAAGGTATTCTTCAACTAAGATGCAAATTGAAGGCCTAGCAAGTATTTCTAACATTTATGCAGAAAAAACAACTAGTGAATCTGGAGCACAAGGTATTGGTATTTTTGTTGACAATACAGTAGCATCTGGCAATGTGCAAAACTTACGCTATACCTATGATGAAACTTATAAAGTTATTGCACCAAATTGGACTCCAGAAGCTTTTAAACTCACTAATTATGAACCATGTGCCCTGCCCTTAGTTACCTATGATTTAGAAATTGTAGAACGAGAAGAAGAACAACAAGTTTGTTATGGCAACAATCTTTCCAACACCATTATTCAAGCGCAACAAAGCAATTTAGGCAGTAATATTAAAAAGTTTATGGTCAGGTTCATAGATCAACAGAACTTCATTATTAGCCACAGATATAGTGTTGAAATCGAACAATTAGTATCAAGCGCTGCTTCTTTTAGTTTCTATGATCAATTAAATAATTTTAGCCAAACAGGTAGCATCTTTTCTCAAGTACAACCTGGTTTTTTACAAGGCAATCTTTCTTCAGATGATGGTGGTCAAGGAACTGTAATCGGTTTTTTTGATGTGCTATCTGTATCTAGAAACAGAGTGTTTTTTAATTATACAGATTTTTATCCTGAAGAAGAGTTACCGCCATATCCTTTTAATTGTAGAGAATTGACCGCACCAGAATCTCATGTATCTTTTTGTTTCTCTGGTCCAAGAGGTCCAAATCCGTGTCCTCAGTCGGTTATTCAACAAATAGACCTCAATTTAATTAGTTACGTAAAACCAAATGTGAATGACGTTGTATGCGGCGGACCCCACATATTTGTACCTAGAGTTTGCGGAGACTGTACGGTTTTAGGTGGTAATGTAAAACCTGACTTTTGGGTAGAATAA
- a CDS encoding glycerate kinase, whose translation MKFVIAPDKFKGSLTGFEFCDAVEEGIKMVFKDAEIIKRPLADGGDGTMEVAKHYIKGETVTVTVNDPLFRPINASYLYSDETKIAYIEMAEASGLKLLNVEEFNCMETTTSGTGELIYDALEKGATEIILGIGGSATNDGGMGMANALGYRFLDKNNQELCPIGKNLNKVKSIVDSNKHNRLDSITVKVACDVTNPFYGLQGAAYIYGAQKGASENEIILLNQGLCNFADIIKNRYQIDLQKVSGAGAAGGVGGGALVFLNGELISGNNLVKELADFDNAIKDADWIITGEGQLDEQTLSGKTIDGVVTSASSKNIPVAALCGSVSISVVQQKKFGLAYVSSIVRGVSTLSEAMENSRENLVNASYNFARLLR comes from the coding sequence ATGAAATTCGTAATAGCTCCCGACAAGTTTAAAGGTTCCTTAACCGGATTCGAATTTTGCGATGCGGTAGAAGAGGGTATAAAAATGGTTTTTAAAGATGCTGAAATTATAAAAAGACCTTTGGCTGATGGTGGCGATGGTACCATGGAAGTCGCTAAACATTATATAAAAGGAGAAACGGTTACTGTAACCGTAAACGACCCGCTTTTTAGACCCATTAATGCTTCTTATTTATATTCTGATGAAACCAAAATAGCCTACATAGAAATGGCTGAAGCATCAGGATTAAAACTGCTGAATGTTGAGGAGTTTAATTGCATGGAAACTACCACATCTGGTACAGGGGAACTTATTTATGATGCATTAGAGAAAGGAGCGACAGAAATAATTTTAGGTATCGGTGGTAGTGCTACCAACGACGGTGGTATGGGTATGGCAAATGCTTTAGGTTATCGTTTTCTAGATAAAAACAATCAAGAACTATGTCCTATTGGTAAGAACCTCAATAAGGTGAAATCAATAGTTGATTCTAATAAGCATAATCGCCTTGATAGTATAACTGTTAAGGTTGCCTGCGATGTTACCAATCCGTTTTATGGATTACAAGGTGCCGCCTATATTTATGGAGCACAAAAGGGAGCTTCTGAAAATGAGATTATTTTACTGAATCAAGGTTTATGCAATTTTGCCGACATAATTAAAAATCGGTATCAAATCGATTTACAAAAAGTAAGTGGCGCCGGTGCAGCTGGTGGTGTTGGTGGTGGCGCACTTGTTTTTCTAAATGGCGAATTAATTTCAGGTAATAACTTAGTAAAAGAACTAGCAGATTTTGATAACGCCATAAAAGATGCAGACTGGATTATAACTGGCGAAGGTCAGCTAGATGAACAAACCCTTTCTGGTAAGACTATTGACGGAGTTGTTACTTCGGCATCCTCCAAAAATATACCTGTTGCAGCCTTGTGCGGCTCGGTAAGTATAAGCGTAGTACAGCAGAAAAAATTCGGACTAGCCTATGTTTCTTCAATAGTAAGAGGTGTTTCTACTTTAAGCGAGGCGATGGAAAATAGCAGGGAAAATCTTGTCAATGCTTCGTATAATTTTGCGAGGTTATTGAGGTGA
- a CDS encoding sodium:solute symporter, with the protein MNYVDYIIIVVYLVGFLGLGFMFKDNNTGGDYFLGGRKTSWLPLSLSAMATQLSAISFISAPAFVGLKEGGGMQWLTYELGVPLAMAFLLIAVLPTLYKSGIVSVYEYLETRFDASSRLLISFVFQISRSVATGVMVYTMALILQATIGLEFWISILIIGLITMVYSFQGGMKAVIWGDVIQMSILFIGIIICLYFGFSELGGVDNFLAHVDTDRITAVDFSKWGFNNADGNDEFGFWPMVIGGFFLYASYYGTDQTQSQRLLSSSSMPNLKKLMMANGLLRFPFTLTYCIMGLVLGTLLLQDVTFQEQMETVYQANIGSLAGKKADLMVPVFIIKYLPNGVIGILIVAIMSAAMSTLSSTVNSLSAVTMEDFVKRFNPNMPDKKYMTYSKLLSIFWGLVCLFFAFFAGNIEGTVIEVINKISSVFYGPILAAFILAILTKRTHALGANIGIVVGVLFNIYLWLYVPQIFWFWWNALGCLVTILVALAVSYTVKRKVNEGLEVTYYSGKKEVAILLGYFVIIVLFSISLPNILN; encoded by the coding sequence ATGAATTACGTTGATTATATTATTATTGTCGTTTACCTAGTGGGTTTTTTAGGCTTGGGCTTCATGTTCAAGGATAATAACACAGGTGGAGATTATTTTTTAGGTGGTCGTAAAACATCATGGTTGCCTTTAAGTTTGTCTGCAATGGCTACCCAATTATCTGCTATTAGCTTTATTTCTGCACCTGCATTCGTTGGTCTAAAAGAAGGTGGTGGTATGCAATGGCTTACCTATGAATTAGGTGTACCCTTGGCAATGGCATTTTTATTAATTGCAGTGCTGCCAACGTTATATAAGTCAGGTATTGTTAGTGTTTATGAATACTTAGAAACACGATTCGATGCTTCTTCTCGATTACTAATAAGCTTTGTTTTTCAAATTAGTAGATCGGTAGCTACAGGGGTTATGGTCTATACCATGGCGTTAATTTTACAAGCTACTATCGGTTTAGAGTTTTGGATTTCTATTCTAATTATTGGTCTTATAACCATGGTTTATTCTTTTCAAGGCGGAATGAAAGCGGTAATCTGGGGAGATGTCATTCAAATGAGTATCCTATTTATCGGTATTATCATTTGTTTGTATTTCGGATTTAGTGAACTCGGCGGAGTAGATAATTTTCTAGCTCATGTAGATACCGATAGAATTACTGCGGTTGATTTCAGTAAATGGGGTTTCAATAATGCCGATGGAAATGATGAATTCGGATTTTGGCCTATGGTCATTGGTGGATTTTTTCTTTACGCTTCTTATTACGGTACAGATCAAACGCAATCGCAACGATTGTTGTCATCTAGTAGTATGCCGAACCTGAAAAAGTTGATGATGGCGAACGGACTCCTTCGTTTTCCTTTTACATTGACCTATTGTATTATGGGTCTTGTGTTGGGTACATTATTATTGCAAGATGTAACTTTTCAAGAGCAGATGGAAACGGTGTATCAAGCAAATATTGGCTCTCTAGCAGGTAAAAAAGCAGATTTAATGGTGCCGGTTTTTATCATAAAATACCTTCCTAATGGAGTGATAGGTATATTGATAGTCGCTATAATGTCCGCAGCAATGTCTACGTTGAGTTCTACAGTGAATTCTTTATCTGCGGTAACTATGGAAGATTTTGTAAAAAGATTCAATCCAAACATGCCCGATAAAAAATATATGACCTACTCAAAATTACTATCTATTTTTTGGGGTCTGGTATGTCTGTTCTTTGCATTTTTTGCAGGTAATATAGAAGGTACGGTTATAGAAGTAATTAATAAAATTAGTTCTGTCTTTTACGGACCTATTTTAGCAGCTTTTATTTTGGCAATTCTTACTAAAAGAACACATGCACTTGGTGCCAATATCGGTATCGTAGTAGGGGTGTTGTTCAATATTTATTTATGGTTATACGTGCCACAAATATTTTGGTTCTGGTGGAATGCTTTAGGTTGTTTGGTAACAATTCTAGTTGCTCTTGCTGTGAGTTATACCGTAAAAAGAAAAGTGAACGAAGGTTTAGAGGTTACCTATTACTCTGGTAAAAAAGAGGTGGCAATATTATTAGGGTATTTTGTAATCATTGTATTGTTCAGTATTTCATTACCTAATATTTTGAATTAA